In the genome of Mucilaginibacter sp. 14171R-50, the window TCGCTTTCTGCTTTAAGCTTTTTACTTTTATAAATAGGCTTTCCTCAGCCTGATGATGCGGGCCCAGTGCATCAGTTTCATGATAGGGTAAACCGGATCAATCTCGAACCACCTGGCGCCGAAATTGGCGCTGTTAGGCCGCTTGTGGTGGTTGTTCTGGAACAACTCGCCAAGCATCAGAAAGTCAAACGGGGTTGTATTTTTTGATTTATCGTTATTATCAAAATTTGAATAACCATACTTGTGGCCGCACCAGTTTACAATAGCGCCGTGTAAAGGACCCATGATAAAGTGAATAGGTATCAGCAGGTACATCCACCACTGTGTAGCAAACACTACATAAAAAGCGATATAAAACAAACCGAATATTATGCGCGATACGATGGACGAGCCAATATAATCTAAAAACTTCCACTCCGGATAGTTCCCTTTAAAGCGTTCCTCGGGCTCTTTAAGTTTCTTTTCGTGTTTACGGTAGCTTACAGCAGTGTAATACATCATTTGGAAAACATCTTTAAAAAAATGCGGCGAGTGCGGATCCTTTTCGGTATCGCTGTAAGCATGGTGTTCGCGATGCATAATAGCATAGGCACGCGGGTTTAAGTACGATGATCCCTGAAAAAGGAAGGTCATGACATGAAAGGTGCGCTCAAAAAATTTATTGGTGGTAAACATTTTGTGTGAAGCGTACCGGTGCAGAAAAAAAGTTTGGAAGAACAATGATAAAAACCAGTGCCCAAGGAAGAAAATTAATATGATCACAAAAATTTAATTAACGTAGATTTACTATTTATAATGATTACAAATATACGATTTTAAAGGCTATTTAGTTCCATTATTAAGGTTAAGTAATGTCATAAACATTAAAAAGCCGCCCAGCTTTCGCTAAACGGCTTTAAAAAAATGAATTTATCCGGGCTTAAACCTGGCTGTCTCTAAGGGCTTTGATGGTATCGTGTCCCTGGTTTATCAATTGCTGCTGTTGTGCAACTATCTGGCTGTGTTGTAATGAAAGGCCGTTATCAGGTGATAAGGCATCGCGGTACGCTTTTTTAATAGCATCCTCGCCGCGTTCACATTCTTCCAGTATACTTTTACGGTCGTGGCCGCTAAATGTCGCTTTAACATCAAGCCATGCGCGGTGTATGGTTCCGGTTGCACTGTTACCGGTTTCAACCTCGCCCCCAGCCTGGCCTACTGCAGCGCTTAGTTCTTGTACATTGCGGCGGCTATCACTTGCAAACTGCTCAAAAATTCCTTTCAGGTCGCTGTCGCTCGCGTCTAATTCCTTAGCAGCGCGGTCAAACCCGTCTATGCGGTCGTTATTAATTTCTATCAGGTCGTTTAAAACTTCAATTGATTTTTCTGTGGTAGTTTCCATAGTAGTTTCTATTATTTATTTACTACTACAGTGCAACCACCATGCCATGTTTAATCTAAAATTAAAAAAATTACAAAACAGCTTGTATCAAAGGCAAGTATCTGTAAATAACAAAAGGCCTTTGAAAATATCAAAGGCCTTTTGCTTACATTACAGGAATTTATTTAATACTGTAGCTTAACAACTTTGATGTAGCTACCAAACCGAAAAAGTTTGTATCCGTTTCTACCAGGCCAACACCTTTGGCCAAATAATAATCATAAGTTCCAAAATCTTCAAATCCAGCGCCCAGATCGTACTGAATGATAATTTGCGTATGCACAACGTTTTTATAGGTTTTGCCAAGTACCACTTTGGTCACATCTTTTTCTATGATCTTCCCTTTAGTACGCGCCGGCACGCCATTAATATATCCGTTCGGGCTCATTTTGGCGGTCCATTCGCCATCCGCAGGCAAACTGGCATCCAGGTAATGGAACTCTACAACAGTGCCGCTCTCTATCGTTGCCCCTTTAATTTTGTAATTGTGGTCGTCAACATAGTAATAAGCGGTTTCTTCGGCACGGCCAGTAGTGGTGCTTTTTACCTCAAAGTAGTTAACGCCGTCTAACGGAGTTATTACGCCTGTCATATGGATTTCCGAGTTGGTTTTAACGCCATTACCCGGATCGCTTACATAGGTCCAGCTGGTGCCCTTTGAGGTAGGCATATAGCTATTAGCAAACTTATCGGTTTCAGAATTGCCATTGGCCTCATAGCCCGTAAAATCGATCGGGTCTTTTTTACATGAACTGACCAGTAACAAAATGGCAGGGAACAGGACGAGTAAATATTTTTTCAAACAGTTTAATTTAAGGGTAACAATTTGCCATAAATATAAACAAATACGGGCGTTGTGCAAAGGTTTAACCATCGCCAATCAACCGCTCTACACGTATTAGATGTTACACCTTTCAATTATGATATACGTATTATCACGTATATAAATATACCGATACGCGGGGATTGTCGCAAAATACTGATTGCCTGAACTTTACATTCATAAACTAAACACTAAATATTATGAAGAAGTTATTACTAAGCGCTGTATTTGCATTGACACTTTGCTTTGCTGCAAAAGCGCAAGACGAAGCCGTAACTGAAAACCCCGGAGAGGTTAAAGAAACCAAGGCTTTAACTATTGATGAATTGAAAGCGCAGCGCGCCGAACTGGTGGCAATGCTAAAGTCAGAGGAGTTTCAAAAAGTGCTGGCTAAAGCTGACGCGCTAAAAGCCCCAAAAGATGCTGGCATTGCTGGTGTAGATGCGCTGGCCGGTATGGTTACAACAATGTTGACTCAATTAAAAGAAAACAGGCAACTTATACCACAAATGTATGCCAGCGTAACCGGACAAACCATCGACGGCCTGCCTACAACCGAGGTTAAGCCATTATCGCCCGATCAGTTAATGAATTTCTCGAAATTGTGTCTATCAATGGGTTCAAGCCTGCTTAAATCTTCAAAAGACCTGATCACGCTGCCGGGCGAGATCAAAAGCGCCGGCCTGATGAAAGGCATTAAAGGCTTAAAATCATTAATGTACATCAAAAGCAGTATAGGTGCATTAAAACAGGAAATCTCTTTCAATTCAAAAATGATAAACAACCTTATTGCTACTAATAAATTAGCAATGGCTGCCAATACAACCAAATAAAGTTTCTTTTATTTAGTTTTAAAGAGGGTGCTGCACGGGGGGTGCGGCCCCTCTTTTTTGTTATAGGCCTGCTATTATCCTAAGAAGATAAAAAGGATTAATGTGAACAATGAATCTTGAATATCAATCCCGAAGTTCTCATCCATTATTCAACATTCGATGTTCGACGTTTCACTGATATCAAAAGTGTTCATATTACACATCCATTTCGGCACATACGCAAAAAATTTGCACATTTGCAATTCAGCATCTCATACCCCAAATGGATCAGTATTTTATAATAGATTTCGACAGCACCTTTACACAGGTGGAGGCGTTAGACGAGTTAGCCCGCATATCTTTAAAAAATCATCCCGACAGGGAAGCCATCTATAAGAAAATAGAAGACCTCACAAACGCTTCGATGGAAGGTCGCTTGTCATTCACAGAAAGTCTGGAACGCCGCGTTCAGCTGCTTTGTGCTAACCGCGACCATCTAAAAATGCTGATAACCCATTTAAAGAAAAAAGTATCGCGCTCATTTTCGCGCAATACGGTGTTCTTTAAAAATCACCAGGATGAAGTGCTGATCGTATCCGGTGGCTTTAAAGAATTTATTATCCCCGTAGTTACCGAATATCATATAAAAAAGGAAAATATTTACGCTAATACCTTTGTATTTGATGACGAAGGGAACATTGTAGGTTACGATCGTGAGAACCCTTTATCGCAAGAGGGCGGTAAGGTTAAGCTTTTAAAAGAGCTGAACCTGCCCGGCGAGATATTCGGCATTGGCGACGGTTATTCCGATTTCCAGTTGAAAGAATCGGGCATGATCAAGAAATTCTTTGCCTTTACTGAAAACATCGAACGCAAATCTGTAGCAGAAAAGGCCGACCATATTACACCGAGCTTTGATGAGTTTTTATACATCAATAAACTGCCAAGGGCAATATCATACCCAAAAAACCGGATAAAATGTTTGATAGTGGGGCAGGTAAATGAAGAAGCATTATCACAAATGAAACGTGAGGGCTACAACCTGCGACACCGCGACAGCATTGAAGAAAAGTATTTGGAAGAGGCCGGGGTTTTATTTTGCGACGAGGCCGGCTTGCCTAAACCCGAACAGCTTGCGAATGCGGGCCGTTTAAAAGTGATTGGATGTTTTGGCCG includes:
- a CDS encoding acyl-CoA desaturase, which encodes MIILIFFLGHWFLSLFFQTFFLHRYASHKMFTTNKFFERTFHVMTFLFQGSSYLNPRAYAIMHREHHAYSDTEKDPHSPHFFKDVFQMMYYTAVSYRKHEKKLKEPEERFKGNYPEWKFLDYIGSSIVSRIIFGLFYIAFYVVFATQWWMYLLIPIHFIMGPLHGAIVNWCGHKYGYSNFDNNDKSKNTTPFDFLMLGELFQNNHHKRPNSANFGARWFEIDPVYPIMKLMHWARIIRLRKAYL
- a CDS encoding PA2169 family four-helix-bundle protein gives rise to the protein METTTEKSIEVLNDLIEINNDRIDGFDRAAKELDASDSDLKGIFEQFASDSRRNVQELSAAVGQAGGEVETGNSATGTIHRAWLDVKATFSGHDRKSILEECERGEDAIKKAYRDALSPDNGLSLQHSQIVAQQQQLINQGHDTIKALRDSQV
- a CDS encoding HAD-IB family phosphatase; this encodes MDQYFIIDFDSTFTQVEALDELARISLKNHPDREAIYKKIEDLTNASMEGRLSFTESLERRVQLLCANRDHLKMLITHLKKKVSRSFSRNTVFFKNHQDEVLIVSGGFKEFIIPVVTEYHIKKENIYANTFVFDDEGNIVGYDRENPLSQEGGKVKLLKELNLPGEIFGIGDGYSDFQLKESGMIKKFFAFTENIERKSVAEKADHITPSFDEFLYINKLPRAISYPKNRIKCLIVGQVNEEALSQMKREGYNLRHRDSIEEKYLEEAGVLFCDEAGLPKPEQLANAGRLKVIGCFGRVNRKLAEAACGKGIIIFDDPKANPRNADFIPRRVIAFMNEGKTHMSCNFPDLQPPRINNAHRLIHIHKNVPGILAQINEVFANHNINIVGEFLVTNPQIGYVITDVDAGYDTHVLNELKAIEQTIKFRLLY